GCTGCTTTTGCAGTTCAGAAACTACGCCAACGATCCGCTTCAGCCCTTTCTGCTCAACGGCTACACCGTACTGGCCGTGTTCGGCATGCTGCTGCTGATCTACCTGTGCTCCTCGCTGATATTTATCCTGCGCACCCGCAGAAGCAAACCGATTGACATCATCCGGAGGTGGGAATAACGTGGAAAAGGTCCGTCTGGAAAACGTGGAGAAAACCTACAACCTCGACGGCGGCAGCGTGGTCAACGCGCTGCGCGGCATTGACCTTTCTGTGCAGGAGGGGGAAATGCTGGCCATCCGCGGGGTATCGGGTAGCGGCAAGTCCACGCTGCTGCACATCATCGGCTGCCTGGACGTGCCCACCAAGGGCGCGTATTTCCTGGGTGGCAAGCAGGTGGCCGTCAACAACGGCAAAGAGATGGCGCGCATCCGCAACGAGGAAATCGGCTTTGTGCTGCAGCAGTTCGGCCTGCTGCTGGAGCGCCAGGCCATCGACAACGTGCGCATTCCGCTGATGTTCGCCTCGCGGGACCGCGCCAAATACATGCTGGGCAAGTCGCTCAAAATGATGAAAAAGCTGCACATCGACCATCTGGCCTACAAGCCCTGCCAGCAGCTTTCCGGCGGCGAAAAGCAGCGCGTGGCCATCGCGCGGGCGCTGGTGAACAACCCCAACCTGATCTTGGCGGATGAACCTACCGGCGCGCTGGATACCAAAACGCGCGATGATATCATGGGTGTGTTCCGCAGCCTCACCCAGGAGGGAAAGACGGTCATCATCGTGACGCACGACCCCGCGGTGGCGGATATGTGCGACCGCACGCGCACCATTGTAGACGGCGTGTTTCAGGCATAGCCAAAGCTGGGGCATGCCAGAGGATGCAACGTGGGAAAGGATTTGACATGACGAGAAAAGGACTGCTTCTATTGCCCATCGTGCTGGCACTGGCGCTGCTTGCACCCATGGCTGGCGGAGGCGCGGTGCGCGGCGCGGCGCCGCAGCAGACCGCCCCGCCTGCCGGTGCAGCCACGCCGCAGCAGGGGGGCGGGCGCTGGCGCAGCGCCGAGGTGGCCGCGTATATCGGCGACGCAGGCCCCGGAGGTCTTTCGTACATCGCGCGCGGCGTCACCTCCGCAAGCTATGAGGCCACGGTTGTGGCGGATGTGGATATCTTCAATACGGTTGGCCGGCGGGTGGCCTGTGGCCCGCGCGAGATCGTGCAGGGCATGCACAGCGCCTCCTCCGCCTCCCTGATCAGCCCGGAAGTGTGCCAGTTCGCCACCAACACCTGGCAGGTGGACGGCTATACCGGCCGCGTGCGCAAGAAATTCCAGCCCTGACCCCCCAAGTGGGGAGCTGCACGACGGATAGGACGTGGGGAATGATGTTTGCCGTGTGCGCAAGCACGTTTCTGCCGTAAACGCGCGTGCAGATCCCTTGGGGAAAGGAGGATGCCCCATGCGGCGCAAGCGCTTCTATACAGCCTTTCTGACGCTGCTGCTCTGCGCCTTGTGCGCATCGGGTTGCGTACATCCCGAGGGGCAGGCGGGCGACGCCCTGCGCGCGCAGATCACCACGCAATCCGGCGTGCCCATCGGCCAGCGCAAACGCGGCGGCACTGTCAAAGGGCGCGTCTCGCAGGCGACGCCTGAAGGCCTGCCCTACAGTGCGACGGGGCGCACCTACGCCAATTACGCCGCTCAACTGAGCGTTCAGGTGGCGATCTACAACACCGTGGGCCGGCGCGTGGCCAGCAACCCCCGCGAGACGGCGTATGGCATGAATATCACAAGCAGCATTACCTACCTCAGCCCGGAGATCTGCCAGTTCTGCGAAAACACCTGGCGCGCGGACGATTACACCGGCCGCGTGCGCCTGAAGTTTTTGCCCTGACGCGCGGGCTCGCTTTTCGGGAAGGAGGCGCAACCCCATGCGGCGCAAAACCTGTTTCCTGTTCCTGCTGGTCCTTTTGATTACCTGTGCCCAGGCGCCCGCAGCGCGCGGCGCATCCTCCGGTAGGCAGGCGTCGATCTGCGCAGATGTGCTGGAGACAGATAAATACAACCCCGGCGGCCTGATCTACCGCGCTACGGCGCGCGTGCGCGCAAATAAAAAGTCCGTGCTGATTGCGGACATCGATATCTACAACCTGGCGGGCAGGCGCATCTTCTGCGGCCCGCGCCAGCTTGTGCGCGACTGGGAGACCTCCTGTAGTGAGGAAGTGATGTCTCCCGAGCTATGTCACTACGCGTCCAACACCTGGCGCATCGACGCCTACACGGGCCGCGTGCGCGCCAAATTCCATCCTTAGGTTCCACAGACGCGGAGGGTTTGCATGGATTGAAAACCTGCCTTCCCGCTTGTAACGCTATTGTTGTTCTGCCTTATGGCTTCTACCCACGTGCCGGGCGGCGGGCGTGTACGCCACGCGCAGGTGGTCGCCCATTCGGGCGGGACCGTAGGCCACGGCCTGTTGTTTGAAGCCTGCGCCGAGATGTCCGTCCATTACGAGAGGGCTTTGGTGGCGGATGCGGGTATCTTCAACGCCGCGGGCGTACGCCTCGCCTGCGGGGCGCGCGCAGTGACGCGGGTGATGCCGAGCATGTCCTCCGCCCCCTGATCCGCCAAGAGCGCAGCCGGTTTGCAGCCAACAGCTGGCGCGCGGGCCATGACACAGGGCGCCTGCGCCGCGCCTATACGCCGTTTAACTGATCCAACGACCGCGCCAGTGGAGGCACCATGGATTTACGCATCGCCTGGTATGATCTACGCCAGTTTTTCAAGGGACAGCGCCGCGCCTTTTGGATGATGCTGTGCTGCCTGAGCGTGGCCGTATTTGCCATGAGCTACTTCTACACGTACTACACCGGCCTGTGGCGCGCCTACAGGCAGGACGACCGCGCGCTTTACACCCTCAACATCCACTTTGACCTGGACCTTGCGCGGGGCTTTCCGGTGATGACGCAGGCGCGTGACGCAGGGCTGCGCCAGTGCTTTACCTGGCGGGATATGCCCCCCCTCTCCGCTCTGCGCTACGAGGGGGACCTGCAGCTCAACCGGCAAGAGGGCGAGCGGCTGGAGGCAGGCGGGGAAACGCAGGCGGCCCTCTATGTGTTCGGCATTGCGCCCGAGGACAACGGGCGCATCAACGTGGAGACCTACGACGGCCAGCCCGTGCTGTGCGCGGGCCGCTGGCTGAATGCGTCGGACGTGGGCACCAGCAACGCCGTGGTGCACCAATCGCTGGTATCGGGCCAGGCGCCCGCGCGCATCACGCTGCGCAACGACGATGCCGCATATGACGTGGTGGGCGTGGCGGTGTTTAACACCAACTATTCCCACGACAGCTGCATTGCCATAGCGCAGGACACTTTTGTGCAGCGGGGCTACCCCCTCAAGACCATCACGGTACTAACCGATGTGCAGCTGACCAACGAGCAGCGCGGCCGGCTGCAGGCCCAGATCGCTGCGCTGTTTCCAGGCTACAGTTTCAGCGCCGAGGCGCAGTTTGACGAGGACAACGCCCTCCTGCGTGCGGGATACCAGCGGCAGCTGTCCTCCTGTGTGCTGCTGGGGGCGCTCGCCTGCGTCAACGCCATGAGCGTGTTTGCCTACTGGGTGAAGTGCAGCCTGCAGCCCTACATGGTGTATCTGCGCTGCGGGCTTTCGGGCAGACGCCTCAAGCGGGTGCTGCTGTGGGAGATTGTGTTGATCGACAGCGCAAGCTTGCTGGTGGGCATGGGTCTGTACTACGCGGCGCTGTATCTGCTGCCCTCCAGCGCGGCGCGTGCGGGCGCGATGACGCCCGGCGCGTGGTTGCTGTTCTACGCCGGGTTTGTGCTGCTCACCTGCGGCGGGATGCTGCTGCGCTACCGGCGTCCCTTGCGCGCGGCGGACCTGGCCCGGCATCTGGAGGGGGAGGCAGGCGCATGAGGGTGGTATGGCAGGGCGTGCGCAGGCAGCTGGCGCGCAGCCCCATCATGGCGCTGGCGCTGATACTGCAGGTGCTGCTGTGCAGCCTGGTCTTCACGCGCCTGGCCGGCACACTGCAGTTCAACCTGGCGCAGTATCGGCTCACTGCCAAGAGCTTTGGCGCAGAGGGGGCGTATGTCGCCTGGCGCGCGGACGAGAGCAGCTTTTCGCACGGCGGTGCGGACGGAACATTTGCCTTTGGCGCCTACAACCGGAAGGTGGAGGAAACATGCGCGGCCGCGGCGCAGGCAGCTGGCGCAGCAGATGTAATCCTGCCCGCCAAAATGTTGCCCAGGCTGGACTACGCGCTTGCGGACGGTTCCACGCTCTACGACACGCGCACGCTGCTGTATCCGGCTGCGCTTGCCGACGCGCTGGCCCTGCCCCTGTCGGCCGGCGCGCGCTGGGACAGCGCGCGCGCCTACAGTGTGACGGACGAAATCCCCGTCATCGTCAGCCCCGTGCTTGCTACGCAGCTGCCCCTGGGCAGCACGGCCGCGCTGCGCGCACCGCACGCCCAGCTGATGAACGCGCATTATCCGCAGGATCTGGCGCTGCGCGTGCGCGTGGTGGGCGTGCTGGACGCGCACAACACCTATTGGGACTGCGCGGGGCTGGACTACTCGCTGCTTGGGGCGCTCTCCTACGAAGGCAACGTGCTGCTGATGCCCGACCTGGCGCTCGCGTCCGACGCCCAGCTGGGGTTTTACCAGATGACGGGCGCGGTGCTGCGGTTTATGGATGACGAAAACGCGCGGGCCTTTGTGCAGGCGCAGCAGGACCCCGCGCACGCCCAGACGCTTGACGCGCTGCGGCGCGCAGACCTTACGGGCATCCTGCAGGCCAGCAAAAACGACGCGATCCTGGCCGCAATCCTTTTTGTCATTGCGCTGACGGGCATCGGCGCAAACAACGCGCTGGCGCGCTTTACCAATGAAAAGGCCTACGGCGTCTACTTTATGGGCGGGGCCACTTGGCGGCAGTGCGTGTGGATGGACGCGCTGCGCAGCCTGCTTTTGATCGCGCCGCCCGGCGCGGGCGCGGTGGTCTGCCAGGCGCTGCGCTACGGGGGCAGGCCGGACGCGCGCTTTGTATGCGACGCGGGCACAGTGCTTATGGTCTTCGCAATGCTCGCGCTGATCTATCTGCTCTCCGCGCTGGGCTTCATTCTGGAGACCCGAAAGCGGCAGCCCATCGATATCCTGCGGCGCTGGACATGACGCGCCTGTGCACAAACGGCTTGTAAGGGGTGAGAACATGGTTTCATCAAAACTTGCATGGTATGATATCCGGCAGTATGTGGCCAAACAGCGCAAAGCCTTCTTTGTGCTGATGTTCAGCTTTGGCCTGGCGCTCTTCGCGTTCTGCTACCTTTACACGTACTTCACGGGCGTCAAGCACGACCCTGCTGCCGGTGGCCAAGACACCTACGTGGTCAACATAGTGCTGCCCGAGCTGCCCGACAGCCTGCCGGTGATCACCCAAAGCAGGGATGCCGCGCTGCGGCAGTTCATCGCGCAGAACCGCTACCCAGCCCTCTACGCCCTGCGCTACGAGGGGCCGACCTACGCCAACCGCAACGAGGGCGAGATCCTGACGCCTGCCTACAATGTGGGCGAGCCCTACTACGTGATCGGCATTGACCCGAACGATACGGGACGCATGCGCTTTGGCGTGGAGACCACGCCGGAGATCATGGAGGGGCGCTGGCTCAAGCCAGAGGATGCGGGCACCCACACCGCCGTGGTGCACTGGACGCTTGCCACCGCGCAGGACCCGCTTGAG
Above is a window of Maliibacterium massiliense DNA encoding:
- a CDS encoding ABC transporter ATP-binding protein yields the protein MEKVRLENVEKTYNLDGGSVVNALRGIDLSVQEGEMLAIRGVSGSGKSTLLHIIGCLDVPTKGAYFLGGKQVAVNNGKEMARIRNEEIGFVLQQFGLLLERQAIDNVRIPLMFASRDRAKYMLGKSLKMMKKLHIDHLAYKPCQQLSGGEKQRVAIARALVNNPNLILADEPTGALDTKTRDDIMGVFRSLTQEGKTVIIVTHDPAVADMCDRTRTIVDGVFQA